The proteins below come from a single Leifsonia sp. 1010 genomic window:
- a CDS encoding phage holin family protein encodes MTDRERGAAGAAGATGPQQVRTPGQRARAEQAKSRPLVQLISDLPRLIVELLKAELNHLKAEFAEKAKYAGVGMGLLAGAAFFLFFAFATLVAAAILGIAVALPAWAAALIVFGALVVIAVILALVGIRSFKKMDGVAPSQTIDSIKEDADALKGLGKYDN; translated from the coding sequence ATGACCGACCGTGAGCGGGGAGCCGCAGGCGCTGCCGGCGCGACCGGACCGCAGCAGGTGCGGACGCCCGGGCAGCGCGCCCGAGCGGAACAGGCGAAGTCCCGGCCTCTCGTCCAGCTGATCTCCGATCTGCCCCGGCTGATCGTCGAGCTGCTCAAGGCCGAACTGAACCACCTCAAAGCCGAGTTCGCCGAGAAGGCGAAGTATGCCGGCGTCGGCATGGGGCTCCTCGCAGGGGCCGCCTTCTTCCTGTTCTTCGCGTTCGCGACCCTGGTCGCCGCGGCGATCCTCGGCATCGCGGTCGCGCTGCCCGCCTGGGCGGCCGCGCTCATCGTCTTCGGCGCGCTCGTCGTGATCGCCGTGATCCTGGCGCTGGTCGGCATCCGCTCGTTCAAGAAGATGGACGGCGTCGCCCCCTCGCAGACCATCGACAGCATCAAGGAAGACGCGGACGCGCTGAAGGGACTGGGGAAGTATGACAACTGA
- a CDS encoding DUF3618 domain-containing protein, with amino-acid sequence MTTDRSDVDRARAELAATVEAIEYKLNVPKRAAETVERLRRDNPLALAGIAAAAVAATALAVWGVVRLVRR; translated from the coding sequence ATGACAACTGACCGCAGCGACGTCGACCGGGCGCGGGCCGAGCTCGCCGCAACGGTGGAGGCGATCGAGTACAAGCTGAACGTGCCGAAGCGCGCGGCCGAGACCGTCGAGCGGCTGCGCCGGGACAACCCGCTGGCCCTCGCCGGGATCGCGGCCGCGGCGGTCGCGGCGACCGCCCTCGCCGTGTGGGGCGTCGTCCGTCTCGTCCGACGGTGA
- a CDS encoding ferrochelatase — MTDAQTTQRVLGATPAAAAGPEHVTEPTAYDAILLAGFGGPEGQDDVIPFLRNVTRGRGIPEERLEEVAHHYRHFGGVSPINDQNRELKAALEAELAERGIDLPVLWGNRNWDPYLADALREADERGFTKLIAIATSAYSSYSSCRQYREDFAGALEATGLEGRIQIDKVRQFFDHPGFVEPFIEGVKNAIDELQQKLPGINPATEVRILFSTHSIPSTDAAKSGPAERGFGEGGAYAAQHLAVAEVVSHAATGGTVGWDLVYQSRSGPPSMPWLEPDINDRIAELPALGIKAVVIVPLGFVSDHMEVLWDLDNEAMETSDENGLVAVRVPTPGTHAAYVKGLVDLVLERRDAVPVDQRPAMTSLGPWYDVCRPGCCENVRLGFKPAAAGLAP, encoded by the coding sequence GTGACGGATGCGCAGACCACCCAGCGCGTGCTGGGTGCGACCCCGGCTGCGGCCGCGGGCCCCGAGCACGTGACGGAGCCGACCGCGTACGACGCCATCCTGCTCGCAGGATTCGGCGGCCCGGAGGGGCAGGACGACGTCATCCCCTTCCTCCGCAACGTCACGCGCGGCCGCGGCATCCCGGAGGAGCGGCTCGAAGAGGTCGCCCACCACTACCGTCACTTCGGCGGGGTCAGCCCCATCAACGACCAGAACCGCGAGCTCAAGGCGGCCCTGGAGGCGGAGCTCGCCGAGCGCGGCATCGACCTGCCGGTGCTGTGGGGAAACCGCAACTGGGACCCGTACCTCGCCGACGCGCTCCGCGAGGCCGACGAGCGCGGCTTCACGAAGCTGATCGCGATCGCGACGAGCGCGTACTCCTCGTACTCGAGCTGCCGGCAGTACCGCGAGGACTTCGCGGGCGCGCTGGAGGCCACGGGACTTGAGGGGCGCATCCAGATCGACAAGGTGCGCCAGTTCTTCGACCATCCGGGCTTCGTCGAGCCGTTCATCGAGGGCGTCAAGAACGCCATCGACGAGCTGCAGCAGAAGCTGCCGGGCATCAACCCGGCGACCGAGGTGCGCATCCTGTTCTCGACGCACTCCATCCCGTCGACCGACGCGGCCAAGTCCGGGCCGGCCGAGCGCGGCTTCGGCGAGGGCGGCGCCTATGCGGCGCAGCACCTCGCGGTCGCCGAGGTCGTCTCGCACGCCGCGACCGGGGGCACCGTGGGCTGGGATCTGGTCTACCAGTCCCGCTCGGGCCCGCCGTCGATGCCGTGGCTGGAGCCCGACATCAACGACCGCATCGCCGAGCTCCCCGCGCTCGGGATCAAGGCTGTCGTCATCGTGCCGCTCGGCTTCGTCAGCGACCACATGGAGGTCCTCTGGGATCTCGACAACGAGGCGATGGAGACCAGCGACGAGAACGGCCTGGTCGCCGTCCGCGTGCCCACTCCCGGCACCCACGCGGCGTATGTGAAGGGACTGGTGGACCTCGTCCTCGAGCGTCGCGACGCCGTCCCGGTCGACCAGCGTCCGGCGATGACGTCGCTCGGCCCCTGGTATGACGTGTGCCGGCCCGGCTGCTGCGAGAACGTCCGGCTCGGCTTCAAGCCCGCCGCTGCGGGGCTGGCGCCGTGA
- the hemQ gene encoding hydrogen peroxide-dependent heme synthase, translating into MSTPAAVPAESTTPDTPTDAPTGFTLWAVLRRDPARPDDLDGTDVPTAVSELEGVIADMELQNVTTRGLYDVSGLRADADVMIWLHGPEAEALQWGLRQLRRTRLLKALLPTWNAMGVHRDAEFNKSHVPGFLRGKDPKEWLCVYPFVRSYEWYLLPDEERSKMLAEHGRKGAAFRSVLANTVASFALGDYEWILPLEADELTDLVDMMRELRYTEARRHVREEVPFFTGRRIQPAEVVEVLQ; encoded by the coding sequence ATGAGTACCCCGGCTGCCGTTCCGGCAGAGTCGACCACCCCCGACACCCCCACCGACGCCCCGACCGGATTCACGCTCTGGGCTGTGCTGCGCCGCGATCCCGCCCGACCGGACGACCTCGACGGCACGGACGTTCCGACCGCCGTCTCCGAGCTCGAAGGCGTGATCGCCGACATGGAGCTCCAGAACGTCACGACGCGCGGACTCTACGACGTCTCCGGCCTCCGCGCCGACGCCGACGTGATGATCTGGCTGCACGGCCCCGAGGCCGAGGCGCTGCAGTGGGGACTCCGCCAGCTGCGTCGCACGCGACTGCTGAAGGCGCTCCTCCCGACCTGGAACGCCATGGGCGTTCACCGCGACGCCGAGTTCAACAAGTCCCACGTCCCCGGCTTCCTCCGGGGCAAGGACCCGAAGGAGTGGCTCTGCGTCTACCCGTTCGTGCGCAGCTACGAGTGGTACCTGCTTCCGGATGAGGAGCGGTCCAAGATGCTCGCCGAGCACGGACGAAAGGGTGCCGCCTTCCGGTCGGTGCTCGCGAACACCGTCGCCTCGTTCGCCCTCGGCGACTACGAGTGGATCCTTCCCCTCGAGGCGGACGAGCTCACCGACCTCGTCGACATGATGCGCGAGCTCCGCTATACGGAAGCGCGTCGCCACGTGCGCGAAGAGGTCCCGTTCTTCACCGGGCGCCGCATCCAGCCGGCCGAGGTCGTGGAGGTCCTGCAGTGA